In Natrinema versiforme, the following are encoded in one genomic region:
- a CDS encoding nucleotidyltransferase domain-containing protein has translation MNRETDSTNSSGAAISLSIPPLDPTLFKHKATSDVLLFLTNHRFSDFSLRELATQIGHSHQSARRAVNVLSANDLVVESPESNQRLVQINRQRLSIPDDPILRIPQPEYHQPVKAAVTELRENITDVVGIILYGSVARGEADRRSDIDLWVLTRSGRAESQREANTIARDLEEMEFDGDRYAYDIDVEAVQAIPAYTENIREIVISGIPVYKTSDFETVENLLMEEAGDDE, from the coding sequence ATGAACCGCGAGACGGATAGTACGAATTCGTCTGGGGCAGCTATTTCTCTTTCAATACCCCCTTTAGATCCGACTTTGTTCAAACATAAGGCGACGAGCGACGTCCTGCTCTTTTTAACAAATCACCGATTCAGCGACTTCTCACTGCGAGAACTCGCGACACAGATCGGTCACTCACACCAGTCCGCCCGGCGGGCAGTGAACGTTCTCAGCGCGAACGACCTGGTCGTCGAATCGCCCGAAAGCAATCAGCGACTCGTCCAGATCAACAGACAGCGTCTGTCAATTCCAGACGATCCGATCCTCCGGATTCCCCAACCAGAGTATCACCAACCCGTCAAAGCCGCGGTTACGGAGCTCCGTGAGAACATCACCGATGTGGTCGGCATCATCCTCTATGGGAGTGTGGCTCGGGGCGAGGCTGACCGACGAAGTGATATCGATCTCTGGGTACTCACTCGCTCTGGGCGGGCTGAAAGCCAACGAGAGGCGAACACCATCGCACGCGACCTCGAAGAAATGGAATTCGATGGTGACCGATATGCGTACGATATCGACGTTGAGGCCGTCCAGGCGATTCCAGCCTACACTGAGAACATTCGGGAAATCGTTATTTCGGGAATTCCGGTCTACAAGACGAGTGACTTCGAAACCGTCGAAAACCTCCTTATGGAGGAGGCAGGCGACGATGAGTAA
- a CDS encoding IS6 family transposase, whose translation MPELSRLNGSSSGIQLDFVEREATPRELMRLSIQLHLAGLSLSDTVSALERFGVERARSTIHNWVQKADLQLAAGKQPDHVALDETVIQLDDQRYWLYAAIDPKTHEFRHVKLYSTRTTALTEMFLVDSAPWLKAALHHLRLRFRYEKHGNRNAVERLFQEIKRRTSQFGNCFRNANPATAETWLQSYAYCWNQLI comes from the coding sequence ATGCCAGAACTCAGCCGCCTCAACGGCTCTAGTAGCGGCATTCAATTAGATTTTGTGGAGCGCGAGGCGACACCGCGCGAACTGATGCGACTGAGTATCCAGCTCCATCTGGCCGGATTATCACTTTCGGATACTGTTTCTGCCTTAGAGAGATTCGGTGTCGAACGGGCAAGATCGACGATCCATAATTGGGTGCAAAAAGCCGATTTACAGCTGGCAGCTGGCAAACAGCCGGATCACGTTGCGCTCGACGAAACCGTGATCCAACTCGACGATCAACGCTACTGGCTGTACGCTGCTATCGATCCCAAAACACACGAATTCCGCCACGTCAAGCTCTATTCAACGCGTACAACCGCACTCACTGAGATGTTTCTCGTCGATTCAGCACCCTGGCTCAAAGCTGCACTCCATCATCTTAGGCTCCGATTTCGATACGAAAAACATGGAAATCGGAACGCTGTCGAACGTCTCTTCCAAGAGATAAAGCGACGTACCTCCCAGTTTGGAAACTGTTTCAGAAACGCCAATCCAGCAACTGCTGAAACATGGTTGCAGAGCTACGCATACTGCTGGAACCAGCTAATCTGA